In [Phormidium] sp. ETS-05, the genomic window TCACTTGTATAATGACAAATGACCAGGGACAAATGACAAATGACAAATGACCAGGGACAAATGACAAATGACCAGGGACAAATGACCAGGGACAAATGACAAATGACCAGGGACAAAGGACAAAGGACTAAGGACAAAGGACTAATTCCCCATGTTTTCTAGCATCGTGCAAGCCAGTGCCCGCCAGCGGGAAATCTTAGAAGTAGTTCTGCGCAATGGCTGGGATTATATGCGGCGGCTACTAACCGGAGGAAAAGCCGATGCTCCGTCTTTGCCGCCACCAGCGGTATTGCTGAATATTTTAATTGAACTGGGACCGGTGTATATTAAGCTGGGGCAATTACTCAGCACTCGCCCAGATTTACTGCCATCAGCATATATTGATGCGCTCACTTCTTTGCAAGCCCAAGTCCCTCCGGTGGCTTGGTCTGAAGTAGAAATTTTAATTCGGCAGCAGTTGCGGGGTTCGTTTGAGGATACTTTTGCCCAGTTTGAACAGGTCCCGGTGGCGGCGGGGAGTATCGCTCAAACTCACAAAGCGACTCTCGCCGATGGCCGATCGGTGGCGGTAAAAGTCCAACGTCCTGGTATCGCCGCTGTAGTGGAGCAGGATATTGGGTTAATTCAGTGGTTGGCGGAATTAGTCTCTCTCACAGACTGGGGGGAGGCGGAAGATTTGGTGGCTCTGGCGGATGAGTTCGGTAATGCTTTGCGATCGGAGCTAGATTTTGTCACCGAAGCCAATTACACGGACCAATTGCGCCGCAATTTATCCCAAAGCAGTTGGTACGACCCAAAACAGGTGGTAGTCCCGGAAATCGTTTGGGACCTGACCACGCCGAAATTGCTGGTGATGGAGTGGCTGGACGGCGTACCGGTTTTAACTGCTGATTTTACCACTAGGGGGGACGCCAAAACCCAGCAGCAGGCGGTTGCCACCCTCCTCACCCGAGTCTTTTTTCAGCAAATATGTATTGACGGTTTTTTCACGCCGACCCCCACCCGGGTAATTTGTTTTACCTCACAGACGATCGCATCGCCCTCCTAGACTGTGGCATGATTGGCCGTTTGGACAAACGCACCCAACAAGCATTGATTGAAATTCTCTTGGCTATAGTCAGTTTGGATGGCTCCCGTTGTGCCCAGCTTACCCTGGATATCGCCCCTTCCGGTAAACCGGTAAATTTGGCTCGCTTAGAGAGTGAGTACGATCGTCTCCTGCGTCGCTACTACAATAAAAGTCTGGCGGAAATCAACTTCGGCCAGGTTTTTTATGAAATCTTGGCGATCGCTCGGGAAAATAATGCCCGTCTCCCTTCTAATCTGGGTTTATGTGCCAAAGCCCTGGCCAACTTAGAAGGAGTAGCCCGCACCCTCAACCCGGATTATAATTTCTCCGAACAGCTCCGACCTTTAATCAGCGATTTATTTCGGCGGCAGTTATTAGGAGACGAACCCCTGCAAGCTCTCCTCAGAACCGCTCTAGACATTAAAAGTCTTTCCCTGGAATCGCCCCGCCAATTAGAGCTGCTACTATACCGGGTGACATCGGAGCGATTTCGCTGGAATCTCAGCCTACCAGAGTTAAACAACCTCCGCCGCAGCATCGATGATTCCGCTAACCGTCTTTCTTTCAGCATTTTAGTCGGCTCCTTGATTATGGGGGCAGCGATTATTTCTGCTCAAGAGCCTGTTGCCCAAGTGGCTTGGGTCAGCGAGGTGTTATTTGCAGTCGCCAGTCTGTTAGGACTATGGTTGATAGTTAGTATTATCCGCTCTGGCCGTTTACGCTAGGAGATTAGGGGGTTTCACCCTTCATTGCTGGCGGATTTTTCTGCCCGATCTTCCCCATAGAGGGATGGAAATTTATATGTTGACTGGTATAATAGAATACATGGTGCAAATCACTGGGGTGGCCAGCGTAAGTCATCAGCAGTAGGCAGTGGCGGCATCTCCAAGAAAAATCCCCCAGAAAAAAAAGCGGCTGATTATTTATCGTAATCGCTGGGGAAAGCTATGCTGTTCCGCCGAACCATTAAGATAAACAATCAACCGCAAGCCATGTTAGTTGGCTTTAAGCAACATTTGCTGGATGGTGATTGTTGGGTTGTGTGATAGATGACCCTGATGGCACAAAAACAACCTGATGGATGAACACCCTGATGGCTCATCACCCTGATGGCTTAGGCTCCTCTACTCAAAACTGCAAGGCTGGTGCAGTATGGTGGAAACTAAATGTCACTAAGGACTTTTTGATCCATCAGAGTGGTTCTCAATGGTCTAATTATGGCAGGCATCTTTGCCTGAATACAAGAGGGCTATTGCAATAACCCACTTTTATCAGGGACAAACCGTCGATTAGTGACGTTGCATTGAAATCAGGGGCATCTCATGAACAAAATAGCTATCGTTTTTGGCGTTCTTACCGCCACAGCTCTGGGTTTTGTACCGCCGCAGGGGACATTAACCAGGGATATGGCATCCCAAGAGGCGATGCTAGGGCGACGCTTGACGGCGATCGCACGGGATAGTCTGACACAGGTCAACTACACTGGAACTAATGAGGATGGCGACCAAGAAGATATTGACACCGGTAAGCAGCAGGGCAGTGGCTCGTGAGCTAGCTGGGTCGTAAATCCTACCAGTCTTTAATTTACCTTGACGGGGTTCAGCCCAAGTTGTCAGCCCTTGGGGTGAAGCCCGTCTCGCATTTCCACTCTGTAGTGATGGGAACACTGGAATGACTACAACCACGACTACAACCACCAGAAGACGGGTATTAACGAAAACTGAGGGCCGCCGACAAGCGACGCCCAAGGAGCGGGAGTTAATCCACTTGCTGGCTAATTTAGGATGCTCTTTGGCCAGATACGGCTACAAGCATGCCACTAGCAAAGGCGAGATTTCCCCAGAAGACCGCTTGCGTTTGGCCGAATGGCACTATTTGCGGGTACAGCAAATTCGCCGCATTGAGCGGAGCTTGGAACCGGTGGCGACCCTGAAGCGGGTCTATTTTAAGAGCGAGCTGAGTCCGAGAACTCTCAAATCATTGAAATTGGTTTGGGTTGAGGATGATAAAGAAAAAGTGAAGCGGGTGGATCCGGTGCTGGATGAGGTTTTGAGTTTGGCCCTTGATCGCGGTGATACCCTGAAACAGGTATTTCACATTATTGAACTGGGCGATCGTACTTTCTCCGCTACGCCAGAAAAGGGTAAAGTCCCCCTTTGGGTGCAAGAGTGGGAGGAATCTGGCTATGAGGTTAACTTTTTCCCCCCGTCGTTTCCTGCATGGGCTAATATCATTGACGATTAGACCTGCTAATGGTTCCCCTCTGTGCCGCGCCACCGGCACCTCCTTTGCCGGTATTTCTCCCTCGGGGGTCAATAGAAAAATCGGGGCAACTACCCCTGGTGCCAATGTTTGCTGCCAAATCTTGCTTTGACAACTTGAGTATTTATACTTAAATTTTTCTGGTTTGGGGACAATTACCCAAAACCATACCTGCATTTAGGGTTCTTAAATTAATCTAAAATTTTCCGCCGGAAATCATAATTTTTATAAAAATTAAATTAAATTAGTTTTCTGACATATGTCCCCTTCCACCCCGGATCGGTTTTAGGGTGGGGAATGCCCTTAAGTGGCTAGCCATTGCCCTGAATAGGTTGAATCTTTCATATTGATTTCATAAAATGTCTATCAGGGGGAATTCCGATCGGGAGCTGACGCGAGGTTAAGATAGTCTCGCCATCATCAGGGGAGGCTGGTCAACCCGATAATTATACATTTGACGGAGATTTTACCGTAGATAGCATCTCTGGGTGTGGTCAAACAGGGGCTGATGGGGTTCTAGGGTGGTTGTAGGGGTTTTGACGTTCACTGTCCGCCAGTGTGGGGAGATTTTTTTCACCCACCCATAGGGTAAACCGGTCCAAGTCATATCTCCCCTACAGTGAGACGGGAAATGGGGGCGGGGGTGTCACCCATTACCCCTACCGGTTTGTAAGATAGAATCGATGCTAACCCGACGCCTGATGGCGTTGGACTTTGAGATGAGCTGTTGGGTAATGGATCTGCAATCACACCGGTTTTTATCGTATTTTGAGCCACCGCAAGCGGCAGAACTTTGTCAACTGGCAATTCTGGAAAGATTTGCACCACAAGCGGTGATTTTTGAAGAAAGCGAAATCCCCGATTCCTTATATCTGGTTTTGGAAGGGGAAGTGGAGTTCAGCAAGCGGATCGGTCCGCAACAATATCAAACGATTGCTTTGGCGAGTCCTGATGAGTTTTTCGGGGAGTTCGGCGTTTTGGACGGACAACCCCGCAGTGCTAGAGCGATCGCTTGCGGACCCGTTACCTTGGCGAAGATTCCCAGGGACCAGCTTATGGATATTTTAGACCGCTCTCCTGGTCGGGTGGTGTTGAAATTGTTTGGCCATATCATTCAATATCTACGCTATACCACGGAGCGATATGTAAGCCAGATCGTACATAAGCAAAAAATGGCTTTGGTCGGGGAAATGGTTAATACCATTGTTCACGATTTCAAAAGCCCTTTTACGGGGATTCAGCTTTCTAGTTCTATGCTGAAAGAAATGCACCCGGATGAGGAAACTGCTGAGTGGTGCGATTTGATTCAGGCGCAGGTAATGCGGATGTCGGCAATGGCGGAGGAGGTTCTGGAATTTACTAAAGGCAGTACGGTTTTGGTGAAAAAACCTTTGCGGCTATCGGAAATTATCCAGAGATTTCAAAAGCTAAATAATGTTTATTTTAGCAATGCGAAAGTGGATTTTGTGGTGGAGGTGGAGGATGCAATTATCGCCGCTGATGAAAATAAGTTGATGCGGGTTTGGCAAAATATCGTGGGCAATGCGGTGGATGCTTTCGAGAACCAGGGGGGTAGGGTGTCGAACGCCGTCAGGCGTCGCGTTAGCATCGCGGCGGTGACTAAGGATGAATGGGTGGAAATCAAGATTGCGGATAATGGACCGGGTATCCCGGAAGCGATTCGCGATCGCCTGTTTGAACCTTTCGTTACTTTCGGTAAGCGCAGCGGGACTGGCTTGGGGACGGCGATCGCCAAATCGATTATCGACGCTCACGGCGGTCAAATTTGGTTTGAATCTAGCGCCGAGTCTGGCACCACCTTCTACATTATCCTGCCTCTATTCCAGGAATCAACCCCCATATCAAATCCCATAGATTAATTTGTCATTTGTCCTTTGTGATTAGTCCTTTGTCCTTTGTTCTTTGATAATTGATAATTGTCAATTGTCAATTGTCAATCATCAATTATCAATTATCAATTATCAATTGTCCTTTGTCCTTTGTCCTTTGTTTGCGTGACAAGTTACAAGTGACAAATGACAAAGGACTAATGACTAAGATTACAGCTTAGTGCCACATTCAGAGCAGCACTTGTGGCTAGCAGGGTTGTGGGTGCCGCAGTTGGGACACTGGTGGGGCATCGCCTCTGCGGTGGGGATGTTAGGCAAACCCATCATTTCCGTGTTGGTTTTGCCGGGAGCCACCATTGGATAGCAGTTTTCTTCCCGCTGCACCCGCACATCCATAATCACGGGTCCGGGGTGGGCGAGGAAGGTGGCTACTGCCGCATTTAATTCCTCCCGAGACCGCACGGTTATCCCCTTGATGCCATAGACTTCGGCGAGTTTGGCAAAATCGGGGCTGCCTTTTGTCAGGTCCGTGGCTTCGTAATGTTTATCGTAGAAGGTCTCTTGCCATTGGCGCACCATCCCCAACCAGCCGTTATTGAGGATAACGGCTTTGACGCCGATATTATATTGGGCGATCGTCCCTAGTTCCTGGATGTTCATCTGGAAACTGCCATCGCCGCTGATACAAATGACGGTTTCATTATGCAGGGCGATTTTGGCGCCAATGGCGGCGGGCAAACCATAACCCATTGTGCCCAAACCGGCACTGGAAACCCACTGGCGCGGTCCGGTTTTGAGGAACTGGGCGGACCACATTTGGTGTTGCCCCACGTCGGTGGTGAAATAGGCTTTTTTGGCGAGACGGCCAATTTCTATAATCACTTCTTGGGGGGAGAGGGTGTCGGCAGGGTGGGGTTCTTGCAGGGGATATTGCTCGCGCCAATGTTCAATCCGATCGCGCCATGCTTGGGTTTGTTCGGGAGGCAAACCGTTGCCTAATTCGTGGCTGCGGCGCAACAGGTCCACCAAGACTTGCCGCACATCACCCACAATGGGCACGTCCGGTTTGCGGTTTTTGCCTACTTCGGCGGGGTCGATATCGATGTGAATTACTTTGGCGCTCTTGGCGAACTCATCGAGTTTCCCGGTCACGCGGTCATCGAAGCGGGCCCCTACGGCGATGAGCAAGTCGCAGTCACTGACGGCAAAGTTAGCATAAGCGGTGCCGTGCATCCCCAGCATCCCCAGAGATAAGGGGTGATGTTCGTCAAAGGCACCTTTCCCCATCAGGGTGGTGGTGACGGGGATTTGGAAATGTTCGGCCAGTTCTTGGATTTCGGCGTGGGCCCCAGAGGCGATCGCGCCACCACCCACATACAGTAAGGGTCGATGGGCTTCCCGAATCAGTTGCAGAGCCAAATTAATTTGCCGGGGATTTCCTTTCACCGTGGGACGGTATCCCGATAGTTTCACGGTTCCCGGCTCCACGGGGATATAATCAAACTGCTCCACCCCCACATCCTTGGGGATATCAATCAAAACCGGGCCGGGTCTGCCGGTACTAGCGAGGTGGAAGGCTTCGGCAACGACGCGGGGGATGTCTCGGGCTTCGCGCACTAAATAGGAATGTTTGACAATCGGCAAAGTAATCCCGAAAATATCGATTTCTTGGAAGGCGTCAGAGCCGATCGCGCCCCGGGGCACCTGACCGGTAATGGCTACGAGGGGCACCGAGTCCAGGCTGGCGGTGGCTAACCCCGTGACTAAATTAGTTGCTCCCGGTCCAGAGGTGGCTAAGCAAACCCCCACTTTCCCTGTAGCGCGGGCGTAGCCATCAGCGGCGTGGGCGGCTCCCTGTTCGTGCCTGACTAGAAAATGCTGCAAATCTCCCGCCGCTTCTGCCTTGTAGATTTCATCGTAAATGGGCAGATTTGCCCCACCGGGATATCCGAAAATATGCTTGACTCCGTGGCGTTTCAAGCTATCAATCAGGGCAAAAGCGCCGGATACTCTTCCCACTGACACTCTGTCTATCATCTGCATTGGTCTATTCTCCCTCAGATAGATTAAATATGTCCAAATCCGTTGATGGTATCTTGCCCCATAGGTGTTGCTATGAAACGCTATGGGCTATTTTTTAGCGTTTTTTGGTGATTAGAGAAGATTGTCTGTTCAGGTGCCCCTACATTAATTTAGGTGCCTCTACTCAATATTTACATCTTCCTCTGTTAATTATCCTGCTCTATATTTGAGGTGAAGAGCTGATTTTTGATAATTATTTAATAATCCCTAGGTTGGGCAGATGTTCAGAATTCTGATAACTCTTTATTTTAACCTATTATACTGGTTGTTGAATGGGACAAGCTGATTTTTGATAATTATTTAATAATTTATTGGCGGTCCATTTAGGGGCGCGAATCTTCCCTAGCAGGGGGGCGAACCGTGGTTCGCCCCGCTCCAAGGTTAGATATCTAGGTCCATGAGGTTGAGTTTGGGTCCGTAGGTTTCGATGAACTCGCGACGGGGAGCAACCCGATCGCCCATGAGGATGGTAAAGATGCGGTCCGCTTCTGCCGCGTCTTCAATTTCCACCCGTTTCAGGATCCGAGTTTCTGGGTTCATGGTCGTTTCCCATAGTTGCGTGGGCATCATTTCCCCTAAACCTTTAAAGCGTTGGATGGTATAGTTGGCGTTGGGGGGGAGCGTTGCTAGGTGGGCCTGTAGTTCCCGATCGCTATAGCAGTAAGTGTGATTCTTGCCCCGCTCCACCTTATATAAAGGAGGGCAAGCAATATACACATACCCCTGGTCCACCAGCTCTCGTTGGTAGCGGTAGAAGAAAGTGAGCAATAAGGTACGTATGTGAGCGCCATCTACGTCAGCGTCCGTATTGTGAGCGCAGACGCCGCCCGTCCCACAAACAAAGTTTTCGTCTCCCTCCACCGAGAAATCATAAACGTAGTTGCCGACTAATTCGATTTCCTCAGCCGCAATCACCTTCAGCCCCATCAAATCATCACTGATTGGCACAAAATCTTGGGACTTGCGATGTTGGCTGCCGACATAAGCCTCTAAAACCGCCGCATTGCTATGACGCTGCCAAATCGGGCGGCATTGCTCTAGCTGTTCCTTACCACAAATCGTCACGATATAATAAGGATGCCGCGTTTGAATCAAGGCATCGGCTGCTTGCTGCGGTTGGCGTTCCGAGGTACTGGCAATCAAACTCAACTGCCCGCACAGATAAAGCAATCCATCCTTAAGTTTTGCCGAATTAGTGGTAAACGAAAGGTTTTGTCCTGCGGTGGTGCCATCGCCGAGGAAATATCCCTCTAGAAATGCCAGTTGCAATTCTTCACTGAGACTGAACACAATCCCGGGCATTTGCTTTTCGTGGGCTCGCTTCCCTAAACCCCACGCTTGTAGCAACCGAGCGGCAAGGACGCTGTGGAAATACAGTTTAATCCCCTCACTGTCTGGGTCTTGATAAGTGCGGGGTGTTTCGCCAAACACTTTCTCCACCGCTGCTATGAGTTCGGGGAAAAACCGCTCGTCTTTCTTGCCTAAATTCAGGCTGACTTGGTGTTGGCTCAGAGTTCCCTCCGCCACGTACCAACCTAAAAACCACATCAACTCGCGAGTGATGGGTAAATAGCGCCCAAAGGCTTTATCAATATGCGCTTGGGGTACGATTTGCACTTCCTCCCCTAAGCGGATGAGTTCGCTCGGGGTGAAGTATTCAAAGGGTTTATAGTTGCTGACTGAGCGCCAACGCGCATTTTTGCTGGTATCGTCGTTATTCAGCAGTTCTTCTATTTTGGAGGGTAGGGTTTGATAGACTACTTCCGAGGGAGAGCCGATCGCCTCCAAATAATTCAGGAAATTGGGCAAAGTCGGGCGATGGATCCCCCGCTCCCACTGGCTGACCGTAATCGGTTGTTTAACACCACAAGCTGCTGCTACTTGCTGCTGACTGACACCTACGGCTCGCCGCTGCGCGACTAGCTGCTGCCAGGAAACCATATCGAGCATCACCCGGGGCTCGTTCCATTCTTGAGGTTGAGACACTTTTGCCAGCAGGCGATCGCTCGCCACCTGGCGCACTGTTTCCCCTTGCAGGTACAGAGATTCAGTTAAACCGGCTTGATAAAAAGTGGTCAGCAAATCAATCCGCGTCGGACTGACCGCCGGACGGGGTAGCCGCCGCGTCGCCACTAATAAATCTCCTGGTTTGATGGCGTTGCCTTTTTTGAGGATGACTTCGCCGTTTTCATACACAAACACGCTATGGGAGGATGTGACTTTCACCGATCGGTTATAGCGAGTGGTGATTTTGTACATCGGCTCTTCGTGTCCGTGGCGAATCACCGCTTTCAGTGGTTTAAACCGGGTGGTATGGCTGATGGGGTCAAAGGAAACTACCCGATAACGTTCTGTGGTGCGTCGCCCTGCGATACAGTCATCGATAAAGTCGCCAATATTGACCAAATCCGTCTGGCCTTGGTCATCCATCACTAGAGTGGGCTCGTCTCCGGCCACACTCATACAAATGACGCGGTGATAGCGCAATTGTGAGGGGTCGAATTCCTCACCTTTTATCCCTAAGCCGAGAGCGGATATAAGTGCCTGAATTTCCGTATTTTTGTAGATTTTGGCGTCGTCGGTTTTTTCGATGTTGAGGATTTTACCGCGTAGAGGGAGAATCGCTTGGAAGCTCCGATCGCGTCCTTGTTTGGCACTATTGTGAACAAACACCCCACTCGCCAAAGCAAAGTTATGGGTATGGGGCACTTCAATATCGTAAACATCAAACCGCTCTGACAACCATTCCACAGACACCACGCGGTGATTGTAGTTTGCCACTGCTTCCAGGGCTAAAGCAGCATTACCCTCAAAGTAGCGATAGCTTCGCTGACCTGTCGGTTCGCAGAAGGTTTCAAATTTCAGCAGTGACTTATCCTTCGTTTGCAGACGATAGGCTCGGTAGGCGTCTAAATCCAGACAGCCTTGCTCAACTTCAATCTGCTTGAGAGCGGCTACGGTTTTGCGGTAATAAGTTTGGTGCGTTTGGCTCCGTGCAATGGGCGCCCGATGCTTCGCCACCAATTCGCTTTCTGATTTTTCCTTGGTGTTTTGCCACTGCCAAGCCAGTAACTTCTCCTCATCCCATTGCTCTTTCTCCGGTTTTGACAGTTTGATCGGCACTTCTGGATGCGAGAGATTCCACCAATCCGCCAGAGTATGGGTAAAGAGCCAACTATCAGAAGCCGGGTCCCAGGTCATTTCATAACCATCAATGGTAATGCCGGGATTTGCCTTGCTCGATATTTTACGATACAAGGGCATGAGGGAATCCTGGGGAGTCAGCTCGGCGGCTGGTTTATAGGCGCCAGAGCGCAGCATAAAGCGGTGATCTGGGGTGCAG contains:
- a CDS encoding ATP-binding protein; this translates as MDLQSHRFLSYFEPPQAAELCQLAILERFAPQAVIFEESEIPDSLYLVLEGEVEFSKRIGPQQYQTIALASPDEFFGEFGVLDGQPRSARAIACGPVTLAKIPRDQLMDILDRSPGRVVLKLFGHIIQYLRYTTERYVSQIVHKQKMALVGEMVNTIVHDFKSPFTGIQLSSSMLKEMHPDEETAEWCDLIQAQVMRMSAMAEEVLEFTKGSTVLVKKPLRLSEIIQRFQKLNNVYFSNAKVDFVVEVEDAIIAADENKLMRVWQNIVGNAVDAFENQGGRVSNAVRRRVSIAAVTKDEWVEIKIADNGPGIPEAIRDRLFEPFVTFGKRSGTGLGTAIAKSIIDAHGGQIWFESSAESGTTFYIILPLFQESTPISNPID
- a CDS encoding ATP-binding protein; its protein translation is MTSSYSAEQIQVLEGLEPVRKRPGMYIGSTGPRGLHHLVYEVVDNSIDEALAGYCTHIEVDLNADGSVTVTDDGRGIPTDTHTKTGKSALETVMTVLHAGGKFGGGGYKVSGGLHGVGVSVVNALSEWVQVTVWRDKKVHEQRYERGIPVTELEAKSITENLHGTSVQFMPDKQIFTTDTQFDYSTIAGRLRELAFLNAGVKITLTDNRLELLGKNEPKVETYCYEGGIREYVAYMNREKQALHEEIIYVSGERNNVQVEASLQWCVDAYSDNLLGFANNIRTIDGGTHLEGLKAVLTRTMNNIARKRNKLKEKDSNLAGENIREGLTCVISVKVPDPEFEGQTKTKLGNTEVRGIVESLVGEALTEYLEFRPAVADTILDKAIQAFKAAEAARLAREQVRRKSVLESSPLPGKLADCSSRNPAESEIYIVEGDSAGGCFHGDTKVALADGRHLSFKELVAEQAAGREHFCYTIRHDGKVGIERILHPRITKTDAAVVRVTLDNGEAIVCTPDHRFMLRSGAYKPAAELTPQDSLMPLYRKISSKANPGITIDGYEMTWDPASDSWLFTHTLADWWNLSHPEVPIKLSKPEKEQWDEEKLLAWQWQNTKEKSESELVAKHRAPIARSQTHQTYYRKTVAALKQIEVEQGCLDLDAYRAYRLQTKDKSLLKFETFCEPTGQRSYRYFEGNAALALEAVANYNHRVVSVEWLSERFDVYDIEVPHTHNFALASGVFVHNSAKQGRDRSFQAILPLRGKILNIEKTDDAKIYKNTEIQALISALGLGIKGEEFDPSQLRYHRVICMSVAGDEPTLVMDDQGQTDLVNIGDFIDDCIAGRRTTERYRVVSFDPISHTTRFKPLKAVIRHGHEEPMYKITTRYNRSVKVTSSHSVFVYENGEVILKKGNAIKPGDLLVATRRLPRPAVSPTRIDLLTTFYQAGLTESLYLQGETVRQVASDRLLAKVSQPQEWNEPRVMLDMVSWQQLVAQRRAVGVSQQQVAAACGVKQPITVSQWERGIHRPTLPNFLNYLEAIGSPSEVVYQTLPSKIEELLNNDDTSKNARWRSVSNYKPFEYFTPSELIRLGEEVQIVPQAHIDKAFGRYLPITRELMWFLGWYVAEGTLSQHQVSLNLGKKDERFFPELIAAVEKVFGETPRTYQDPDSEGIKLYFHSVLAARLLQAWGLGKRAHEKQMPGIVFSLSEELQLAFLEGYFLGDGTTAGQNLSFTTNSAKLKDGLLYLCGQLSLIASTSERQPQQAADALIQTRHPYYIVTICGKEQLEQCRPIWQRHSNAAVLEAYVGSQHRKSQDFVPISDDLMGLKVIAAEEIELVGNYVYDFSVEGDENFVCGTGGVCAHNTDADVDGAHIRTLLLTFFYRYQRELVDQGYVYIACPPLYKVERGKNHTYCYSDRELQAHLATLPPNANYTIQRFKGLGEMMPTQLWETTMNPETRILKRVEIEDAAEADRIFTILMGDRVAPRREFIETYGPKLNLMDLDI
- the ilvB gene encoding biosynthetic-type acetolactate synthase large subunit, with protein sequence MQMIDRVSVGRVSGAFALIDSLKRHGVKHIFGYPGGANLPIYDEIYKAEAAGDLQHFLVRHEQGAAHAADGYARATGKVGVCLATSGPGATNLVTGLATASLDSVPLVAITGQVPRGAIGSDAFQEIDIFGITLPIVKHSYLVREARDIPRVVAEAFHLASTGRPGPVLIDIPKDVGVEQFDYIPVEPGTVKLSGYRPTVKGNPRQINLALQLIREAHRPLLYVGGGAIASGAHAEIQELAEHFQIPVTTTLMGKGAFDEHHPLSLGMLGMHGTAYANFAVSDCDLLIAVGARFDDRVTGKLDEFAKSAKVIHIDIDPAEVGKNRKPDVPIVGDVRQVLVDLLRRSHELGNGLPPEQTQAWRDRIEHWREQYPLQEPHPADTLSPQEVIIEIGRLAKKAYFTTDVGQHQMWSAQFLKTGPRQWVSSAGLGTMGYGLPAAIGAKIALHNETVICISGDGSFQMNIQELGTIAQYNIGVKAVILNNGWLGMVRQWQETFYDKHYEATDLTKGSPDFAKLAEVYGIKGITVRSREELNAAVATFLAHPGPVIMDVRVQREENCYPMVAPGKTNTEMMGLPNIPTAEAMPHQCPNCGTHNPASHKCCSECGTKL